Below is a genomic region from Acidobacteriota bacterium.
CGCCCACCAGCTGGCCACCGTCACCACCCCCAGCGCCACCGGCAACCAGCGGCCGACGCGCCCCAGGCGCCAGGCATCACGCCATTCGGCGAGGCCCAAGAAGGCGAAGAGCAGCACCGCCCCATAGGCGAGGAGAGCACCAAGGCTGGTGGCGCCGTGCTCGAAGGTGCCGCAGTAGAACGCGAAAAGCCCCGCTACCGCGGCGGGCAGCAAGGCTTTCATGGAGCCCTCAGGCCGCCGGCCGGTCGTAGGCCAGCTGGCCGTAGTCCAGGCGGATCAAGCGGTCGCCACCCTCGTAGTATTTGTCGTCGTGGCTGATCACCAGCACCAGTTTGCCGCGGGCCCGCAGCTCCGGCAAGAGCACGCGGTAGAAGAAGTCCTTGAACTCCGGATCCTGATCCGCCGCCCACTCGTCGAAGAGGAAGATGGGGGCGTCCTCGAGGTAGGCAGCCACCAGGGCCAGGCGCTTGCGCTGGCCCTGGGAGAGCTCGACGGTGGAGAACCGGCCGTCCTCGATGCGCACCTTGTGCTGCAGGCGCAGCTTTTCCAGATGCTCCCGGGCCTGGCCATCTAGGTCCGTAGCGTCGTCGGAGCCCAGCAGGCTGTCGAAGAGGAAGAAGTCGGAGAAGACGACGGAGAAATTCTGCCGGTAGCGGGCGCGGTTCGCGTCGGTGATCTCTTCGCCGTCGAAGAAGATGGTGCCCTCCTCCGGCGGATAGAGGCCCATGATGAGCTTCGCCAGAGAGGTCTTGCCGCTGCCGTTGCCGCCCACCAGGAAGACCAGCTCACCGGGTTGGAAGGTCAGGGACAAGGGTCCGACCTGGAACTCCGAATCGTCGCTGTCGTGGTGGTAGGTGTGGCTGACGTCTTTCAGCTCCAGGCTGGTCCAGCCCGGCTTCTGCGCCCGGCCGTCCACCGCCAGCTCCTCCGGATCCTTGGCCAGGGAGATCCCCAGGCGGTCGATCTTCTTCAGCGCCACGTCGGCGCGGGTGAGCATGGGGAAATCGTCGAGGATCATCTGCACCGGGGTGAGGATGTAGAGCAGCACCATCACCGAGCCGGCGATGACGTCCAGGTCGACGGTCTCCGAGCGCTGGGGCAGGTAGAACATCAGCAGCCCCACCAGGATGAAGAAGAGCAAATTGCCCCAGTTGGCGGCGGCGATGAAGATGCGCATGGACCCGACCCGCAGGCCGCGGAAGGTATCGGCGTCGTGGCTGAGATCCTTGAGGAAGGCGGAGCGCCGCTGGGCGCGCATTTTGAGCTCCTTGACCCCCTGGGTGACGCCGCGGAAGTGGCCGTAGAGCTCGTCCTGCACCTCACGGGCGGCGTCCTGGCGCCGCACGCCGGCCTGCATGGGCATGACGTAGGTCACCGCCGCCAGGAGCAGGAAGACCAGCACCACCACCAAGAGCACCGGCGAGAGATAACCCAGATAGGCGATACCGCCCACCACCACCGCCACGTTGATGAAGAACATGGGGATGGTCATGAGGGCGTCGCTCACCGAGTGGATGTCGTCGGTGAGGGCGACCCACAGGCGGTGGGTGCCGAGCTTCTCCAGGCCCCGGAGCGGCGCTCCGAGGATCCGCCGGCTGAGCTCCAGCTGCAGGTCGTAGGCCATGCGCACCGAGAGGTCCACCAGGGTGAAGGAGGAGAAGAAGCGGGCGATGGCCACCAGCGGCAGCAGGCCCCAGAAGACCCACACCAGATAGCCCCGGTCCAGCTCATCGAAGCTGAAGAGATACTCGTTGATGCTGATCAGCAGAGCGGTGCTGAGACCGCCGCTGATCAGACCGAAGACGATGGCCAGGGTCATCAGCTTCTTATTGGAATGACGTCGAACGACGGCGAAAAGACTCATGGGACGTTCTCCTCGTCGACTTTCAAGGTGCGCAGATGCTCTTCGAGGCGGCGCGCCAGGTCGTCGACGTTTTCGGGTGCCAGGACGGTGAAGTGATCACCAGCAATGCGCTGGATCTCCACCCCACCCCGGGCCAGCTTCTTCCAGCCGAGGGCGGTGCGGGTGATGCGATCGATGACCTTGAGTTTGAACCAGCGGCCCCAGAAGTCCATCTGGGCCTGCAGCTTCTGCGGCCAGGCGGTGTCCGGATCCAGCATGTGGACCGGCATGGGATCCCGGGCCAACAGCAGCAGGATCTTACCGCCGTAGGGCTCGGCCTTGTATTTGGGTAGGGCGCGGGCGTTGACCTTGAAGGTGTCGTAGTAACGCCGCACCTGCTCGAGGGTGACCTCTTCCGGCAGGGCGCCGGCGCGGCGGGCGTTGTCGACGGCGTATTGCAGCCGCTCGCCGGTCTCCATGGTCATCAGTTCGTCGTTGGAGATGTCCAGCTGCAGCGGGATGCCGAAGTTGAGGGCGAAGGCCTCGAAGGTGGCGAAGTCGTCCGCCAGACCGATGCGGTCCAGCACGTCCGGCACCTTGGCGTCCACCAGCACCAGCGAGGCCACTTCCTGCCCCGCCGCCTCCAGCTGCCGCGCCGCCTCGTAGGCGATGACGCCGCCCATGGACCAGCCGCCAAGGTGGTACGGCCCCTCCGGCTGGGTCTCCCGCACTTCCTTGAGGTAGTGGCGGGCCATACTCTCGACGCTCCCCAAGGGTGCGCCCTCGCCTTCCAGACCCTGAGCCTGGAGGCCGTAGAACGGCCGCCCGGTCTCCAGCCGCTGGGCCAGCTCGCGGTACAGGAAGACGGTGCCGCCGGCGGCGTGCATCCAGAACAGGGGCTTCTGATCGCCCTCCGCCTTGAGGGGCATCAACGACGAGAACTTGCCCGCCTCGGACTCCCCCCGCAGCACTTTCGCCAGGCCTTCCACCGTCGGCTCCCGGAAGAGGGTCGCCACCGGCAGCTTCTGGCCGAAGCGGTTCTCGATGCGGGACAGCAGCCGCACCCCCAGCAGGGAATGACCGCCGAGGTCGAAGAAGTTGTCGTGGACGCCCACCTGGGGCTTGTCCAAGACCTCCTTCCAGATCTCCACCAAGCCCTCTTCGATCTCGTCCCGAGCGGCCAGGAACTCGCTCTCGCCGGCGGCCTCGGAGCCCAGAGCCCGCAGTCGGCGGCGATCCACCTTGCCGGTGGCGGTGAGGGGCACCTCGTCGATGAAGACGAAGGAGCCGGGCACCATGTGGGACGGCAGGGTCTCCGCCAGCTCCGCCCGCAGTGAAGCTGCGGTGGGCTCTTCGCCGTCGGCGATGAGGTAGGCCACCAGCCGGTCCGTCACCGCTCCCTCGTCCGCCGGCAGCACCACCGCCTCGGTGATGTTGGGCAGCCGCCGCAGCGCCGCCTCTACCTCGCCGGGCTCGACGCGGAAACCGCGGACCTTGATCTGCTGATCCAGACGGCCCTGGAACTCGATGACGCCGTCGGCGAGAACCCGCGCCCGGTCGCCGGTGCGGTAGAGGCGAGCCCCTTCGCTGGCCGATAGGGGATGAGGCACGAAGCGCTCGGCGGTGAGAGCGGGCTTGCCTAGGTAGCCCCGGGCCAAGCCGGCCCCCGCCAGGCACAGCTCGCCGGCCACCCCCAGGGGCAGCGGCCGCTGATCCGGATCGAGAACGTAGGCCTCCAGATTGTCGATGGGGCGGCCGATGGGCACCGACGCCAGTCCGCGCTCGCCGTCCGCCTCGGTGACCCGATGCTGGACGGCGGTCACCGTCGCCTCCGTCAGGCCGTAGGCGTTGCGCAACTCGACCTTCTCGCCGGCCAGCTCCCGCCATTCCGGCAGGGCCGCCGCCGGCACCATCTCGCTGCCGGTGACTACCAATCGCAAGCTGTCCGGCAGAGCCGCCTTGCGGCGCTGCAGGTCGCCCATCCACTCGCGCCAGAAGCTCACCGGCAAGTTGGCCACGGTGAGCCCCCGCTCCTCCGCCATCGCCGTCAGCTCCGCCGGCGTCGGCACCTGCGGCGGCGCCAGCACCACCGCAGCACCGGCGCTCCAGCTGGGGAAGATCTCCTCCACCGCCACGTCGAAGCTGATGGCAGCGAATTGCAGCACCCGGTCGCGCTCGGTGAGGCCGTACTCCCGACCCACCGCCCGGGCGTGGTTGACCACCGCCCGATGGGGCACCACCACGCCCTTGGGGCGCCCGGTGGAGCCGGAGGTGTAGAGCACGTAGGCTGCCGCGTCGCCGCCGGTGACGGCGCAGGGAGCTTCAGGGATCAATCCCTCCGCCGGCGGCGTACCCAGGTCCGGGGTGAGGGCCGTGGGCGGACGGAGCTCGGCCCCTTCCGCCAAGTCTTCGTCCACAGACTCGAAGAGATCATCCCGCAAGCCTTCGCGGGTGATCACCACCTCGATGCCGGCGTCCGCCACGACGTAGCGCAGCCGGTCCAGCGGGTAAGCGGGATCCAGGGGCAGGTAGACGGCGCCGGCGCGCAACACGCCGAGCATCGCCGCAAGCAGCTCCGGCGAGCGCTCCAGGCACAGCCCCACCGGGGCCTCGGGGCCGACGCCGTGCTCCTCCAGCAGGCCGGCGACGGCGTTGGCCACCGTCTGCAAGCGCTGGAAGCTCCAGGCGGTGCCGGTGTAGGGCACCACCGCCGGAGCGTCCGGCGTGCGCCTCACCCACTCCTCGACAATGGCCGGGATCGAGCGCGGCGCCGCCACCTCACCGGCGGCGGTGCTCAGACCGGTGGTCACCTGGGCCCGCTCTTCGGCGCT
It encodes:
- a CDS encoding cyclic peptide export ABC transporter; protein product: MSLFAVVRRHSNKKLMTLAIVFGLISGGLSTALLISINEYLFSFDELDRGYLVWVFWGLLPLVAIARFFSSFTLVDLSVRMAYDLQLELSRRILGAPLRGLEKLGTHRLWVALTDDIHSVSDALMTIPMFFINVAVVVGGIAYLGYLSPVLLVVVLVFLLLAAVTYVMPMQAGVRRQDAAREVQDELYGHFRGVTQGVKELKMRAQRRSAFLKDLSHDADTFRGLRVGSMRIFIAAANWGNLLFFILVGLLMFYLPQRSETVDLDVIAGSVMVLLYILTPVQMILDDFPMLTRADVALKKIDRLGISLAKDPEELAVDGRAQKPGWTSLELKDVSHTYHHDSDDSEFQVGPLSLTFQPGELVFLVGGNGSGKTSLAKLIMGLYPPEEGTIFFDGEEITDANRARYRQNFSVVFSDFFLFDSLLGSDDATDLDGQAREHLEKLRLQHKVRIEDGRFSTVELSQGQRKRLALVAAYLEDAPIFLFDEWAADQDPEFKDFFYRVLLPELRARGKLVLVISHDDKYYEGGDRLIRLDYGQLAYDRPAA